Proteins encoded in a region of the Streptomyces sp. NBC_00310 genome:
- a CDS encoding exonuclease SbcCD subunit D: MRLLHTSDWHLGRAFHRVNMLGAQAEFIGHLVTTVRERDVDAVVVAGDVYDRAVPALAAVELFDDALHRLAELDVPTVMISGNHDSARRLGVGAGLIGRAGIHLRTAASAVGTPVILPDTHGDVAFYGLPYLEPALVKDEFGVEKAGHEAVLAAAMDRVRTDLATRPAGTRSVVLAHAFVTGGAPSDSERDISVGGVSSVPAGVFDGVDYVALGHLHGSQTLTERVRYSGSPLPYSFSETDHRKSMWLVDLGADGTVDAERIDCPVPRPLARIRGRLDDLLVDPEQARHEEAWVEATLTDPVRPAEPMARLCERFPHTLSLVFDPERAPGDPDVSYARRLAGRDDQQIAEDFVAHVRGTGPDEHERTVLRDAFDAVRADETVREVAR, from the coding sequence ATGAGATTGCTGCACACCTCCGACTGGCATCTCGGTCGGGCGTTCCACCGGGTGAACATGCTCGGCGCGCAGGCCGAGTTCATCGGTCATCTGGTCACGACCGTGCGGGAGCGCGACGTGGACGCGGTGGTCGTGGCGGGGGACGTGTACGACCGGGCGGTGCCGGCGCTGGCCGCGGTCGAGCTCTTCGACGACGCCCTGCACCGCCTGGCCGAGCTGGACGTGCCCACGGTGATGATCTCCGGAAACCACGACTCGGCGCGGCGGCTCGGCGTCGGCGCCGGCCTCATCGGCCGGGCGGGCATCCATCTGCGGACGGCCGCCTCCGCCGTCGGCACCCCGGTGATCCTGCCGGACACCCACGGCGACGTCGCCTTCTACGGGCTGCCGTATCTCGAACCCGCCCTGGTGAAGGACGAGTTCGGGGTGGAGAAGGCGGGCCACGAGGCGGTGCTCGCCGCTGCCATGGACCGGGTACGGACCGACCTGGCCACCCGCCCGGCAGGCACCCGTTCCGTCGTCCTGGCCCACGCCTTCGTCACCGGCGGCGCGCCCAGCGACAGCGAGCGGGACATCTCCGTCGGCGGGGTCTCCTCCGTGCCCGCCGGTGTCTTCGACGGCGTCGACTACGTGGCACTGGGACATCTGCACGGCAGCCAGACCCTCACCGAACGCGTCCGCTACTCCGGCTCCCCGCTGCCGTACTCCTTCTCCGAGACCGACCACCGCAAGAGCATGTGGCTCGTGGACCTCGGCGCCGACGGAACGGTGGACGCCGAGCGGATCGACTGCCCCGTACCGCGCCCGCTCGCCCGGATCCGGGGACGGTTGGACGACCTGCTCGTCGACCCTGAGCAGGCCCGGCACGAGGAGGCGTGGGTCGAGGCCACGCTCACCGACCCGGTCCGGCCCGCCGAGCCCATGGCCCGGCTCTGCGAACGCTTCCCGCACACCCTCAGCCTCGTCTTCGACCCCGAGCGCGCCCCCGGTGACCCGGACGTCTCCTACGCCCGGCGCCTCGCCGGCCGCGACGACCAGCAGATCGCCGAGGACTTCGTGGCCCATGTCCGCGGAACGGGCCCCGACGAGCACGAACGGACCGTCCTCAGGGACGCGTTCGACGCCGTAAGGGCCGACGAGACGGTCCGGGAGGTCGCCCGGTGA
- a CDS encoding SMC family ATPase: MRLHRLDITAFGPFGGAQSVDFDDLSAAGLFLLHGPTGAGKTSVLDAVCYALYGSVPGARQSGQGMTLRSDHAAPSTRTEVRLELTVAGRRLEITRQPPWERPKKGNRPGTTVDKAQSRLREYDAVAASWKDLSRSHQEIGEEITQVLGMSREQFCQVVLLPQGDFARFLRADAEARGRLLGRLFDTHHFAAVEKRLADRRRATEARVREGDAALLADAHRMQQAAGDAPELPELAPGDPGLAEAVLGWAAIARSTARERLTVAHCARAAAESARAAADRVLDDVREVARLQRRFAEARERAARLEERAHAHREDRARMERARKAEAVVPALELRDEAEREHRWASADEEDARARLSGTYADEGAAGLAAAARRASEELGGLESARRAERRLAVLLTEQAELDGEERADEDVLQDAEGWLTEWESTRAELRTRIESAQEAATRAEQLAVQREPAEKRLAAARLRDQLGRDTDDAQARVLRLAERSVEARAHWLDLKEQRLSGIAAELAAGLVEGQPCAVCGGTEHPEPAQKVSGHVDRETEERALAAFQRADEERAEAERRLGVVRQAHAAASAEAGDEPTGRLASLVEELEERYAQARVDASGLHPAQEALLHAERERDRRIAAQQEAAVRAASRDTRRDALERERASLEGELTQARGDAESVAVRAAQLERRAALLGGAAEAARVADDTAQRLKDADARLADAAFRAGFDTPQAAAAAVLGDAAHRDLQHRLDARQSEEAAVRAVLAEAETAAAAQRPPADLATAEQDAVAAARRLQDTVSAWDAAERRRAELDRLSARATASVRRLAPLREEYDRVARMAGLTAGTSADNERKMRLEAYVLAARLEQVAAAATVRLQRMSSGRYTLVHSDDRAGRGRSGLGLHVVDAWTGRERDTATLSGGETFFASLALALGLADVVTDEAGGVRLDTLFIDEGFGSLDEQTLDEVLDVLDALRERDRSVGIVSHVADLRRRVHAQLEVVKERTGSVVRQRGR; the protein is encoded by the coding sequence ATGAGGCTGCACCGGCTCGACATCACGGCCTTCGGCCCCTTCGGCGGCGCCCAGTCCGTCGACTTCGACGATCTCTCGGCGGCCGGGCTCTTCCTGCTGCACGGCCCGACCGGCGCCGGCAAGACCTCGGTCCTGGACGCCGTCTGCTACGCGCTGTACGGCTCGGTGCCGGGCGCCCGGCAGAGCGGCCAGGGCATGACCCTGCGCAGTGACCACGCGGCACCCTCGACGCGCACCGAGGTCCGCCTCGAACTCACCGTCGCCGGACGCCGCTTGGAGATCACCCGGCAGCCGCCCTGGGAGCGGCCCAAGAAGGGGAACCGCCCCGGGACCACGGTCGACAAGGCGCAGAGCCGGCTGCGCGAGTACGACGCGGTCGCGGCGTCCTGGAAGGACCTCAGCCGCTCCCACCAGGAGATCGGCGAGGAGATCACCCAGGTCCTGGGGATGAGCCGGGAGCAGTTCTGCCAGGTCGTGCTGTTGCCCCAGGGCGACTTCGCGCGCTTTCTGCGCGCCGACGCCGAGGCCCGGGGCAGGCTGCTGGGCCGTCTCTTCGACACCCATCACTTCGCCGCCGTGGAGAAGCGGCTCGCCGACCGGCGCCGGGCGACCGAGGCCCGGGTGCGCGAGGGCGACGCGGCGCTGCTCGCCGACGCCCACCGCATGCAGCAGGCGGCGGGAGACGCCCCGGAGCTGCCCGAGCTGGCGCCCGGCGACCCCGGGCTGGCCGAGGCCGTGCTGGGCTGGGCCGCCATCGCCCGGAGCACCGCGCGTGAACGGCTCACCGTCGCCCACTGCGCGCGGGCGGCGGCCGAGTCGGCGCGGGCCGCCGCCGATCGCGTACTGGACGACGTACGCGAAGTGGCGCGGCTGCAACGGCGGTTCGCGGAGGCGCGGGAGCGCGCCGCGCGGCTGGAGGAGCGGGCCCACGCCCACCGGGAGGACCGGGCGCGGATGGAGCGGGCCCGCAAGGCGGAGGCCGTGGTGCCCGCGCTGGAGCTGCGGGACGAGGCCGAGCGCGAGCACCGGTGGGCGAGCGCTGACGAGGAGGACGCGCGTGCCCGGCTGTCGGGGACATACGCCGACGAAGGCGCCGCCGGGCTCGCCGCCGCCGCCCGCAGGGCGTCGGAGGAGCTGGGCGGTCTGGAGTCGGCCCGCCGCGCGGAGCGGCGACTGGCCGTCCTCCTCACTGAGCAGGCGGAGTTGGACGGCGAGGAGCGGGCCGACGAGGACGTCCTCCAGGACGCCGAGGGCTGGCTGACCGAGTGGGAGTCGACCCGGGCGGAGCTGCGGACCCGTATCGAGTCCGCCCAGGAGGCCGCCACCCGTGCCGAACAGCTCGCCGTGCAGCGGGAACCCGCCGAGAAACGGCTCGCGGCCGCACGACTGCGGGACCAGCTCGGGCGCGACACCGACGACGCCCAGGCGCGGGTGCTCAGGCTGGCCGAGCGGTCGGTCGAGGCGCGCGCCCACTGGCTGGACCTCAAGGAACAGCGGCTGTCGGGCATCGCGGCGGAGCTCGCCGCCGGACTCGTCGAGGGGCAGCCGTGCGCCGTCTGCGGTGGCACCGAACACCCCGAGCCGGCTCAGAAGGTCTCCGGGCACGTGGACCGCGAGACGGAGGAGCGGGCGCTCGCCGCGTTCCAGCGCGCCGACGAGGAGCGGGCCGAGGCCGAGCGGCGACTGGGTGTCGTACGGCAGGCCCACGCCGCCGCGAGCGCCGAGGCCGGTGACGAGCCGACGGGTCGACTCGCCTCGCTGGTCGAAGAGTTGGAGGAGCGATACGCGCAGGCGCGGGTGGACGCCTCCGGACTGCATCCCGCACAGGAAGCCCTGCTGCACGCCGAACGTGAGCGGGACCGGCGGATCGCCGCCCAGCAGGAGGCGGCCGTGCGGGCCGCGTCCCGCGACACCCGGCGGGACGCGCTGGAGCGGGAACGGGCTTCCTTGGAAGGGGAGTTGACGCAGGCCCGGGGTGACGCCGAGAGCGTGGCCGTGCGGGCCGCGCAGTTGGAGCGGAGGGCCGCGCTGCTCGGCGGGGCCGCCGAGGCCGCCCGGGTGGCCGACGACACCGCGCAGCGCCTCAAGGACGCCGACGCGCGTCTCGCCGACGCTGCCTTCCGTGCCGGGTTCGACACCCCGCAGGCCGCAGCCGCCGCCGTCCTCGGCGACGCCGCCCACCGTGACCTCCAACACCGCCTCGACGCCCGGCAGTCGGAGGAGGCGGCCGTCCGGGCCGTGCTCGCCGAGGCCGAGACGGCCGCCGCCGCCCAGCGGCCGCCCGCCGACCTCGCGACCGCCGAGCAGGACGCGGTGGCCGCCGCCCGGCGACTCCAGGACACCGTCTCCGCGTGGGACGCCGCCGAGCGGCGCCGCGCCGAACTCGACCGGCTGTCCGCGCGGGCCACCGCCTCCGTACGCCGGCTGGCACCGCTGCGGGAGGAGTACGACCGCGTCGCCCGGATGGCGGGGCTCACGGCCGGCACCTCCGCCGACAACGAGCGCAAGATGCGCCTGGAGGCGTACGTCCTCGCCGCCCGCCTGGAACAGGTCGCCGCAGCCGCGACCGTACGGCTCCAGCGCATGTCCTCGGGCCGCTACACCCTCGTCCACTCCGACGACCGGGCCGGGCGCGGTCGCAGCGGGCTCGGGCTGCACGTCGTGGACGCCTGGACCGGGCGGGAGCGGGACACGGCCACGCTCTCCGGCGGCGAGACGTTCTTCGCCTCCCTCGCGCTCGCCCTCGGCCTGGCCGACGTCGTCACCGACGAGGCGGGCGGCGTACGGCTCGACACCCTCTTCATCGACGAGGGGTTCGGCAGCCTCGACGAACAGACCCTCGACGAGGTCCTCGACGTCCTCGACGCGCTCCGCGAACGCGACCGCAGCGTCGGCATCGTCAGCCATGTCGCCGATCTGCGGCGGCGCGTCCACGCGCAGCTGGAGGTCGTGAAGGAGCGGACCGGGTCGGTCGTGCGGCAGCGAGGCCGGTGA